A window of Pullulanibacillus sp. KACC 23026 genomic DNA:
TCAAGTCAATCATCGTTCTTAAGGTATCCGGCTCAATACCTGTTAAATAGCCTGCTTCACCAAGCATCGACTTTTCCATTAGAGCATTACATGGACAGACAGTGACACATTGTCCGCAGTTCACGCAGGACGATTCATCGATTGTACTCCCCCCGTCCCATAGCACTCTAGGGCGATCACTGGACCAATCGATCGATAGTGTTTCGTTCACTTGAACATCCTGACAGACTTGTACACAGCGTCCACAGGCAATGCATTGATCGGGGTCATAGCGATAAAAGGACCCCGAATAATCCGCTTCATAAGGCTTAAAAGAAAAAGGTTCATCTTGATGTTCAATACCCATGCTTTTTACCGTATTATGTATTTCACAGTTACCATTGTTGTTATCACATACGGTACAGTAGAGTTCATGATTGACCAAAATCCGATTCATGGCAATTCGTCTTGCTTCCTGGAGTTCTTTGGTCTCGGTTTCAACAACCATACCTGGCTCTACTGTCGTCCCACAGGCGCGAACCAGCTCTCCATTCACCTCCACCGTACAAGTATCACAAGTTTGAATTGGACCGAGCGAAGCATGATAGCAAAGACCCGGTACATCCATTTCAGCTTCTCGGATAAGATCCATCAAATTCTGTCCTGGATCAGCCAAAAACGCCTTGCCATTAAGTGTCACCACCACATGTTCTGCCAAAACTTAACCCTCCTTGTAAGCGCTCTTATTTATTTTGGACTATTATAACATCTAAATTAAATATTCCAAAAGTTAAAAACACTATAATCGACCTATTTCTGCCTTAAAAAGGTGAGTGATCCCATCATCCTTCACTCCATTATATGCGGATCCTTTTAGAAAAACTTGGCTTGCCCTAAAGGACACCTCATGTGATCTTCTTACATTTATGGATCACAAATAGAAGTTGCCCTAAAGGACACCTCATGTGATCTCCTTACATTTATGGATCACAAATAGAAGTTGCCCTAAAGGACACCTCATGTGATCTCCTTACATTTATGGATCACAAATAGAAGTTGCCCTAAAGGACACCTCATGTGATCTCCTTACATTTATGGATCACAAATAGAAGTTGCCCTAAAGGACACCTCATGTGACAAACTTAGCGTATAAAAAGAAGCTGTCCACAAAAGTTAAACTTTTGGAACAGCCTTCTCATTTATTTAATAGATAGAGCCTGGCACGATGGATTGAGCGTAAAAGAATAAAAGACCGAGCGCTGCTGCTAATAGCAAATAAAAACCAAACGTTATCCACTTCGTTTTGGCAGTCGCATTGTAGTACTGATTTATCGCAAGCCGTTCACTCTTTAATCGCCTAATATCACGATCAAGCTCTTGATGAAAATAAGTAATATCCTCCCAATTCTGCACGCCCTCAAGCCATTTCATCATTTGCGAATACTTTTCCGCTTTCGAAATAAAGCGATAGTTATTTAGTTTCTGTTTATCATGAAGAATGGGAAGTTTGAAGCCGTCCAAACTGCGGGCTTTATTGTAGATGGCTTTTCTTGTCCGATCCCATTCCCTTAAGAAGTGCATTTTCATCACATCATTAACCAAACGTTCTTCTCCGTATTGATAACTTTGATAAAAGAGATCATTCCAGATAGAAGCCATGTCCCGCTTCATCTCTTCTCTTAGCTCAATCTCAATGGTCAAACGCGAAATTTGGAAATTTTCTCTCAAACGGCTCCACACTGACAAAACACCAAGAATAATGATTATAATAAGTAATGGAGAAGGGAAGAAGTAAGTAAAAACGCCAATGCCTATCAACCCTAAAAGCCATAAATAAGGCGATAAAACGCCGATAATTCGTCCTCCATCTAATGGTGAAACAGGAATCAAGTTAAACAGATTTAACATAGCACCTACAAGTACGGTGACACCCCAAATCGGCTGATGAGTGAGTTGAAAGAGGATCAGCGGAGGCAGGGTTGAAAATAAGCCAAACAGCGGCCCCCCATAAGCAACATAGGCCTCAGTTGCAGCATCTTTCGGACGTTCCTTCATTCCAATTAACGCTCCCATAAATGGAATAAAGATAGCAGGTGTCGTCTTAATTCCTTTTATTCTAGCTGCAACGAGATGCCCCATCTCATGGACAAAAAGGACATAAATGAGGGCAATGGCGAATTGCCATCCGAACAGTACCGCATAGGTGACAAGAGAAAGCACGAGACTGATAAGTGTGCCGCCGAATTTAAACACCTTTAGTGTCACGAGAAGCCATTTAAGCTTGGTCAAAATAAGAAGGCCAATCGTCGCCATGGCACCTTTTTGCTTTCGGCTTCCCTTATTTTCCTTCACATTGGTTCCCCCCTAACGTCATTCATCTATTTTTTTTACCATCATATCATACATTGATAAAGCTAGAGGTAGAACTTTGTCCAAAGGGTCCATTCATCGGCTGACACTTGATTTGTTAATCAGTTTAATCTTAATAGGACCTGTGCTAAACTTTCATGGAGAGGGGAGCAAGCCCTCTAAAGGAGGATACGATGAAACTAATCAAACGAGGCGACCTAGTCCTTGATAAATACGGTAATTATTATTACGCAACAGATATCTCCCCTACTTATGTTCGACTGACTAATGCTTTCATGGATCTCTGCTTTCGTCGAACCTTAGATGACCTATACTTCGAAGAATATAAAGGCCAGCTTATTGGAGAACGCCTGCTTTCTTTACTCAAAGGGAACATCGAAATGATTTTAAATAAGAAAAGCCGCTTCTCCATCATCCCCCTCGAGGAAGTTGAGTCCCACTTCGACGTTTTTATTGATCAACCAACGGATATAACCAATTAAGAGGCTGGGACAAAACTAGACTAACTGACTTAAGTTCCGAACACTAAATTATTATGAGTTCAGGAACAAATAGGAAACGCAGTCAAAATACGGAGACTCCTGCGGGAACAGCACGTGTCCGAAGGCCCCGCAAGCAAGCGTTTTCTTTGATGAGGAGGCTTGGGCCGTGCCTGAGGAAAGCGACGTATTTTGACTAGCGTTTCATAAAGGACTTAACTTATAAATGAAAAACCGAACCCATCACGTTAAATGTGTGAATAAGTTCGGTTTGTTCTATTCGTCAATTACTTTGTCCCAGCGGTCATTTATACTTGGTGCTTTCCCCCTGAATGCTTTGAGACAAACGTGCGTTGGCAAATCGTTTTGTCAATCTACGTTTTTCCCAAAGATGCCGCCCTTTTTGCCAATCGAGAAGCTACTATTTCTTTAAAACTCCTTATTATGAACCTAATATCGTGACTTTTACCGTTCGGCGTCCCCACTTAAGTGCATCATCACGGCTCGACATAAACAAATCAACATGTTTGCCCCTAATTGCCCCGCCAGTATCCCCTGCAACGGCGTATCCGTATCCCTCGATATACAGCTTTGTACCAAGAGGAATAATATTGGGATCCACCGCAACGACTTTTGAATTTGGATTGGCTCTAAGATTGATGCCCGTTGCGGTCTTACCTGAGCACCCCGCACAATAGGCGGTATAAGCCGTTGCACTTACATACATAACGTTTGAAGAAGCAGCAATACTCCTGCTCGTTTTTTGAACCGTCTGAACGGTTTCACTAGACCGGCTCGCCCTTTTTGGGGATCCATGAAGCCTTTTTAAAGTATTTGGACCCACAATCCCATCCATAGAAAGATGATTTGT
This region includes:
- a CDS encoding site-2 protease family protein, producing the protein MKENKGSRKQKGAMATIGLLILTKLKWLLVTLKVFKFGGTLISLVLSLVTYAVLFGWQFAIALIYVLFVHEMGHLVAARIKGIKTTPAIFIPFMGALIGMKERPKDAATEAYVAYGGPLFGLFSTLPPLILFQLTHQPIWGVTVLVGAMLNLFNLIPVSPLDGGRIIGVLSPYLWLLGLIGIGVFTYFFPSPLLIIIIILGVLSVWSRLRENFQISRLTIEIELREEMKRDMASIWNDLFYQSYQYGEERLVNDVMKMHFLREWDRTRKAIYNKARSLDGFKLPILHDKQKLNNYRFISKAEKYSQMMKWLEGVQNWEDITYFHQELDRDIRRLKSERLAINQYYNATAKTKWITFGFYLLLAAALGLLFFYAQSIVPGSIY